The following proteins come from a genomic window of Montipora capricornis isolate CH-2021 chromosome 9, ASM3666992v2, whole genome shotgun sequence:
- the LOC138017657 gene encoding tetratricopeptide repeat protein 28-like yields MVDGKLDVLEWHMQELHVSRKEGDRQGEGLACFNLGRYYQGTADFHQAITNYTEALAIFKEIGFRAGKGGAYGNLGIACQSLGDFKQAIVYHNQHLSVTKELGNRAGEGGAYGDLGNAYQSLGDFRQAIVYHNQHLSIAKELGDKVREGEAYGNLGNAYQRLGDFRQAIVYHNQHLSIAKELADRAREGEAYGNLGIAYKSLGDFRKAIVYHNQDLSIAKELGDRAGEGRAYGNLGIAYRSLGDFTQAIVYHNQHLGIAKELGDRAGEGGAYGNLGNAYHSLGDFKLAMVFHNQHLSIANELGDRAGEGRGYGNLGNTYQSLGDFKQAIVYHNQHLSIAKELGDRAREGRAYGNLGNAYGSLGDFKQALVYHNQHLSSTKELGDRAGEGGAYSNLGNAYQSLGDSKQAIEYHNQHLSIAKELGDKAGVGRAYGNLGNAYRSLGDFKQAIVYHNQHLSSAKQLGDRAGEGSAYGNLGNSYRRLGDFRQAIGYHNQHLSIAKELGDRAGEGGAYGNLGNAYQSLGDFRQAIAYHNQHLSIAKKLGAIAGEGGAYGNLGIAYESLGDSRQALVYHNQHLSIAKELGNRAGEGGAYCNLGNTYHSLGHFKQAIVYHNHHLSIAKELEDRAREGRAYGNLGNAYQSLGDFKQAIVYHNKHLSSAKELGDRAGEGAAYGNLGNAYQSLGDFKQAIVYHSQHLSIVKELGDKAGEGRVYGNLGVPFQRLGDSKQAIVYHNQHLSIAKELGDRAGEGGAYGNLGHAYESLGDFRQAIVYHNQHLSIAKELGDRAGEGRGYGSLGIAYQRLGDFKQAIVYHNQHLSIAKELGKRAGEGGAYGNLGIAYQSRGDSRQAIVYYNQHLRIAKELGDRAGEGGAYGNLGNAYHSLGDFKLAILYHNQDLSIAKELGDRAGEGRGYGNLGIVYQTLGDFKQAIVYHNQHLSICKETEDPIGQAIAYYHISLIHEFFDSLSKALSYYRLSVHYFDETRCLLQSEDAWKISFRDTNGFAYTALWRALLKNGEVDEALYAAEQGRAQALADILKMQYGIDEKSTMKVNISLVMKDLPSQTVFTALEENMISFWLLREDIGIIFRQKKIENGSADSLMKSTFKQINAGTVVRCENRSLDRQCSDFSSSREGVEETVQSLSFSMHSLQPLYDVLVSPIADLLEGDDLVFVPDGHFCLAPFSALSDSVRIRAIPSLTALKLIAIAPDDFQSKNEVLLVGDPCLKEVTYGTGEPMYGQLPCAKKEVDIIGELLQTTPLTGKNATKAEVLKRMKSVALIHIAAHGDDRSGEIALAPNPERTSQIPKEEDYMLSLSDVQAVRLQARLVVLSCCHSGQGEVKSEGIVGIARAFLCAGARSVLVSLWAIDDEATFLFMKCFYEHLADRKSTSKSLHHAMKSLRETKNYSAIKYWAPFVLIGDDVTFEFGQHKHEKNETMSKT; encoded by the exons ATGGTGGATGGAAAGTTGGACGTTTTGGAGTGGCACATGCAAGAGCTTCATGTTTCAAGAAAGGAGGGAGACAGACAAGGTGAGGGTTTGGCTTGTTTCAATCTTGGTAGATACTATCAGGGTACAGCTGACTTTCATCAGGCCATAACaaattacacagaagcattagcCATATTTAAAGAAATAGGTTTCAGGGCTGGAAaaggaggagcctatggcaatctcggcattgCTTGTCAAAGTCtaggtgattttaagcaagccatagtgtaccacaatcaacatcttagtgtTACAAaagaactggggaacagggccggagaaggaggagcctatggtgatctcggcaatgcttatcaaagtcttggtgattttaggcaagccatagtgtaccacaatcaacatcttagtattgcaaaagaactgggggaCAAGGTCAGAGAAGGAgaagcttatggcaatctcggcaacgcttatcaaaggcTTGGTGATTTTAGgcaagccatagtgtaccacaatcaacatcttagtattgcgaaagaactGGCAGACAGGGCCAGAGAAGGAgaagcttatggcaatctcggcatagcttataaaagtcttggtgattttaggaaagccatagtgtaccacaatcaagatcttagcattgcaaaagaactgggggacagggctggagaaggacgagcctatggcaatcttggcatagcttatcgaagtcttggtgattttacacaagccatagtgtaccacaatcaacatcttggtattgcaaaagaactgggggacagggccggagaaggaggagcctatggcaatctcggcaatgcttatcatagtcttggtgattttaagctaGCCATGGTGttccacaatcaacatcttagtattgccaacgaactgggggacagggccggagaaggaagaggctatggcaatctcggcaacacttatcaaagtcttggtgattttaagcaagccatagtgtaccacaaccaacatcttagtattgcaaaagaactgggggacagggccagagaaggaagagcctatggcaatctcggcaacgcttatggaagtcttggtgattttaagcaagctctggtgtaccacaatcaacatcttagtagtacaaaagaactgggggacagggccggagaaggagggGCCTAtagcaatctcggcaacgcttatcaaagtcttggtgattCTAAACAAGCCAtcgagtaccacaatcaacatcttagtattgcaaaagaactgggggaCAAGGCCGGTgtaggaagagcctatggcaatctcggcaatgcttatcgaagtcttggtgattttaagcaagcgatagtgtaccacaatcaacatcttagtagtGCAAAACAACTgggggacagggctggagaaggaagtgcctatggcaatctcggcaactcTTATCGACGTCTTGGTGATTTTAGGCAAGCCATAgggtaccacaatcaacatcttagtattgcaaaagaactgggggacagggccggagaaggaggagcctatggcaatcttggcaatgcttatcaaagtcttggtgattttaggCAAGCCATAGcttaccacaatcaacatcttagcattgcaaaaaaaCTAGGGGCCATTGccggagaaggaggagcctatggcaatcttggcatAGCTTATGAAAGTCTTGGTGATTCTAGGCAAGCCTTAGtataccacaatcaacatcttagtattgcgaaagaactggggaacagggccggagaaggaggagcgtattgcaatctcggcaatacCTATCATAGTCTTGGtcattttaagcaagccatagtgtaccacaatcatcatcttagtattgcaaaagaactcGAAGACAGGGCcagagaaggaagagcctatggcaatctcggcaacgcttatcaaagtcttggtgattttaagcaggCAATAGTGTACCACAATAAGCATCTTAGTAGtgcaaaagaactgggggacagggctggagaaggagcagcctatggcaatctcggcaacgcttatcaaagtcttggtgattttaagcaagccatagtgtaccacagtcaacatcttagtattgtgaAAGAACTGGGGGACAAGGCTGGAGAAGGAAGAGTCTATGGCAATCTTGGCGTTCCTTTTCAAAGGCTTGGTGATTctaagcaagccatagtgtaccacaatcaacatcttagtattgcaaaagaactgggggacagggctggagaaggaggagcctatggcaatctcggccaCGCTTATgaaagtcttggtgattttaggcaagccatagtgtaccataatcaacatcttagtattgcaaaagaactgggggacagggccggagaaggaagaggcTATGGCAGtctcggcatcgcttatcaaaggcttggtgattttaagcaagccatagtgtaccacaatcaacatcttagtattgcaaaagaactaGGGAaaagggccggagaaggaggagcctatggcaatctcggcatcgcttatcaAAGTCGTGGTGATTCTAGGCAAGCCATAGTGTActacaatcaacatcttagaattgcaaaagaactgggggacagggccggagaaggaggagcgtatggcaatctcggcaatgcttatcatagtcttggtgattttaagctaGCCATACtgtaccacaatcaagatcttagtattgcgaaagaactgggggacagggccggagaaggaagaggctatggcaatctcggcatcgTTTATCAAactcttggtgattttaagcaagccatagtgtaccacaatcaacatcttagtatttgcAAGGAAACGGAGGACCCAATAGGGCAGGCAATCGCGTATTATCATATTAGTCTTATTCATGAATTTTTTGACTCCTTGAGCAAAGCTCTTAGTTACTATCGTTTAAGCGTTcattattttgatgaaacaaggtGTCTTCTTCAGTCAGAGGATGCATGGAAAATTAGCTTTCGTGACACAAATGGGTTTGCATACACTGCTCTGTGGAGAGcacttttgaagaatggagaggttgatgaggctttgtatgctgctgagcaaggacgagcacaggctttggcAGACATTTTGAAGATGCAATACGGCATTgatgagaaatctacgatgaaGGTAAATATTTCTTTGGTCATGAAAgatctaccttcacaaactgttttcacagcacttgaagAGAACATgatcagcttctggttgctAAGAGAAGATATTGGGATAATttttagacaaaagaaaatcgaaaatggaaGTGCCGACTCTCTGATGAAAAGTACTTTTAAACAGATCAATGCGGGGACCGTTGTACGATGCGAGAATCGTTCACTTGACAGACAATGCAGCGACTTCTCGAGCAGTAGGGAAGGTGTTGAAGAAACCGTTCAGTCCTTGAGCTTCTCTATGCACTCTTTGCAGCCtttgtatgatgtcttagtcAGTCCTATTGCAGACTTGCTCGAGGGTGATGACTTAgtgtttgttcctgatggacacttttgcctggctcccttttctgcattgagtgactctgtcaggattCGTGCAATTCCCTCGCTGACTGCTTTAAAATTGATTGCTATTGCACCTGACGACTTCCAAAGTAAGAATGAAGTGCTGCTTGTGGGCGATCCGTGCTTGAAGGAAGTCACTTACGGCACTGGGGAACCCATGTATGGACAGCTGCCATGTGCAAAAAAAGAGGTGGATATAATTGGGGAACTTCTGCAGACCACGCCTCTCACAGGAAAAAATGCAaccaaagctgaggtgctgaaaagaatgaagtcagttgctttaatccacattgctgcacatgggGATGACCGatctggagaaattgctttggccccaaatcctGAACGCACATCTCAGATCCCTAaagaggaagattacatgttatcGTTGAGCGATGTTCAAGCAGTTCGTCTtcaggcaagactggttgtgctgagttgctgtcatagtggccagggagaggtaaaatctgagggtattgtgggaatagccagggctttcctctgtgctggtgcccggtctgttctggtgtcactctgggcaatcgacGATGAGGCGACCTTCCTGTTCATGAAGTGTTTCTATgaacacttggcagatagaaaaagtACAAGTAAAAGTCTTCaccatgctatgaaatctcttcgaGAGACAAAGAATTATTCCGCCAtaaaatactgggcgccatttgtgctaattggcgatgatgtcacctttGAATTTGGGCAACACAAAcacgaaaagaatg aaacgatgTCCAAAACGTGA